One stretch of Pseudomonas fragi DNA includes these proteins:
- the ampD gene encoding 1,6-anhydro-N-acetylmuramyl-L-alanine amidase AmpD: MQMDPASGWFHGVRHCPSPNFNARPSDEISLLVIHNISLPPGQFGTGKVQEFFQNQLDVTEHPYFAGIIDLRVSAHFLIERDGAVTQFVSCFDRAWHAGVSSFEGRETCNDFSLGIELEGTDDLPYTDAQYQALTALSRQLQAAFPAISGHRVCGHSDVAPGRKTDPGPAFDWQRFRSALQHTGDKQ; this comes from the coding sequence ATGCAGATGGACCCCGCGAGCGGCTGGTTTCATGGCGTGCGCCATTGCCCGTCACCCAACTTCAATGCGCGTCCGAGCGACGAAATCTCCCTGTTGGTGATCCACAACATCAGTTTGCCGCCGGGGCAGTTCGGTACCGGCAAGGTGCAGGAGTTCTTCCAGAATCAACTGGACGTCACAGAACATCCTTACTTTGCAGGCATCATTGACCTGAGGGTAAGTGCGCATTTTCTGATTGAACGTGACGGCGCAGTCACCCAGTTTGTCTCCTGTTTTGATCGTGCCTGGCATGCGGGGGTTTCGAGTTTCGAGGGCCGGGAAACCTGCAATGATTTTTCCCTGGGCATTGAGCTTGAAGGCACCGATGATCTGCCCTATACGGATGCGCAATATCAGGCGCTGACGGCCTTGAGCCGACAATTGCAGGCGGCTTTTCCCGCCATTAGCGGGCACCGGGTATGTGGCCACAGCGACGTGGCACCCGGGCGCAAGACCGATCCGGGGCCGGCTTTTGACTGGCAGCGCTTTCGCAGCGCGTTGCAGCACACAGGAGATAAACAATGA
- the ampE gene encoding regulatory signaling modulator protein AmpE — protein MSFVVLLLAILVEKFSGVRQRLQRDGGWLRELHKLEASPGLGNKPWWVLFILIALPAVVLGLLLVVLHPVAYGLLALPIHLLVVIYSLGRGDLLGGLGPFRDAWRRGDLQAAAHVAERDLRVTADSGEQLLENVQRHLLWQAYQSFFAVIFWYFLLGPVAVLSYRLLALAQEHSQNPALVERAGQLRHAFDWLPVRLLAASFALVGNFAAVSRVMLHELLSWDISAAQLIDKAGCAAAEIPVPQLGPEGVSSLDTLWALLLRAAVLWYACFAVWALLL, from the coding sequence ATGAGTTTTGTGGTGTTACTGCTGGCGATTCTGGTCGAGAAATTCTCGGGCGTACGTCAGCGCCTGCAGCGTGATGGCGGCTGGTTGCGCGAGCTGCACAAGCTGGAAGCCAGCCCTGGTTTGGGCAACAAGCCCTGGTGGGTGCTGTTTATCCTGATTGCGTTGCCTGCAGTGGTATTGGGTTTGCTGCTGGTGGTGTTGCACCCGGTGGCTTATGGCCTGCTGGCGCTGCCAATCCATCTGCTGGTGGTGATTTACAGCCTGGGGCGTGGCGATCTGCTGGGGGGGCTGGGGCCGTTTCGCGACGCCTGGCGCCGGGGTGATCTGCAGGCGGCCGCTCATGTGGCCGAGCGTGACCTGCGGGTAACTGCTGACAGCGGTGAGCAATTGCTGGAGAACGTGCAGAGGCACCTGCTGTGGCAGGCCTATCAAAGCTTCTTTGCAGTGATTTTCTGGTACTTCCTGCTGGGTCCGGTGGCGGTCTTGAGTTATCGCCTGCTGGCCCTGGCGCAGGAACACAGCCAGAACCCGGCGCTGGTCGAACGTGCCGGGCAATTGCGCCATGCCTTTGACTGGTTGCCGGTGCGGCTGCTGGCGGCCAGCTTTGCCCTGGTGGGCAACTTTGCGGCGGTCAGCCGGGTGATGCTGCATGAATTGCTGAGCTGGGACATCAGTGCTGCGCAGCTGATCGACAAGGCCGGTTGTGCCGCCGCCGAAATCCCTGTGCCGCAGCTTGGGCCTGAAGGCGTGAGCAGCCTCGACACCCTGTGGGCCTTGCTGCTGCGTGCGGCGGTGCTGTGGTATGCGTGCTTTGCGGTGTGGGCGTTGTTGCTCTGA
- a CDS encoding TatD family hydrolase has product MQLIDTHTHLDFPDFDADRPQLLAGSRALGVEKMVVLGVYQSNWQRVWDLVQTDSQLYAAFGLHPVYLNEHRPEHVVELGQWLSRLAGHPQVCAVGEIGLDYFLPELDREGQQQLFEAQLQLAADFALPALLHVRRSHAQVIATLKRFKLQRGGIVHAFAGSREEAREYIKLGFKLGLGGAATWPQALRLRKVIVDLPLDAIVLETDSPDMAPAMYPNQRNSPQHLPDICRALAEVMGISPDALASASTTNTCELFGWKPDLAPCSR; this is encoded by the coding sequence ATGCAACTGATCGACACCCATACCCACCTCGACTTCCCGGACTTTGATGCTGACCGCCCGCAGTTACTGGCAGGCAGTCGGGCGTTGGGGGTTGAGAAAATGGTGGTACTGGGGGTCTACCAGAGCAATTGGCAGCGCGTGTGGGACCTGGTCCAAACCGACAGTCAGCTGTATGCCGCGTTTGGCCTGCACCCGGTGTACCTCAACGAGCATCGCCCCGAGCATGTGGTTGAACTGGGGCAATGGCTGAGCCGTCTGGCGGGGCACCCGCAAGTGTGTGCCGTGGGTGAGATTGGCCTGGACTACTTTCTGCCCGAGCTTGACCGCGAGGGCCAGCAACAACTGTTTGAAGCCCAATTACAGCTGGCTGCCGACTTTGCCCTGCCCGCCCTGCTGCATGTGCGCCGTAGCCACGCGCAAGTGATTGCCACCCTCAAGCGCTTCAAGCTGCAGCGCGGCGGGATCGTGCATGCATTTGCCGGCAGTCGCGAAGAAGCCCGCGAGTATATAAAGCTGGGCTTCAAGCTGGGCCTGGGCGGCGCTGCGACCTGGCCACAGGCCTTGCGCCTGCGCAAGGTGATCGTCGACCTGCCGCTGGACGCCATCGTGCTGGAAACCGATTCGCCCGACATGGCCCCGGCCATGTACCCCAACCAGCGCAACAGTCCGCAGCACCTGCCCGATATTTGCCGGGCACTGGCCGAGGTAATGGGCATCAGCCCTGACGCCCTGGCAAGTGCAAGTACCACCAATACCTGCGAGCTGTTTGGCTGGAAGCCTGACCTCGCTCCCTGTAGTCGCTGA